A region of Malaciobacter marinus DNA encodes the following proteins:
- a CDS encoding ElyC/SanA/YdcF family protein — protein MFLAKKIIAGFFMPLSLGLILFLIALVFLYKKSYFKSKVFFIFSFFWIVLLSYEPISNRLLFPLENSYKALKTIPKDIKYIVVLGNGHTTNESLSITSQLNTTSLNRFLEAYRIYKNTSNSKLIFSGYEGKDTISNAFMQKKLALSLKVKSEDIITLPKPRDTNEEALAVKQLLKNKKFILVTSASHMKRAMLIFKKHGLLPIPAVTNHLAKNKGYFLSRPKAYNLYKSELAFHEYLGILWEKFKTIF, from the coding sequence ATGTTTTTAGCAAAAAAGATTATTGCTGGTTTTTTTATGCCTTTATCCCTTGGATTGATTTTATTTTTAATTGCTTTAGTCTTTTTATATAAAAAATCATATTTTAAAAGTAAAGTTTTTTTTATATTCTCTTTTTTTTGGATAGTTTTATTATCTTATGAGCCAATCTCAAATAGATTATTATTTCCTTTAGAAAATAGCTATAAAGCTTTGAAAACAATACCAAAAGATATAAAATATATTGTGGTTTTAGGTAATGGACATACAACAAATGAGAGTTTAAGTATTACTTCACAACTAAACACAACTTCATTAAATAGATTTTTAGAAGCTTATAGAATATATAAAAATACTTCAAATAGTAAACTTATTTTTTCAGGCTATGAAGGAAAAGATACTATTTCTAATGCATTTATGCAAAAAAAACTTGCATTGTCTTTAAAAGTAAAAAGTGAAGATATTATTACTTTACCTAAGCCAAGAGATACAAATGAAGAAGCTTTAGCAGTAAAACAGTTATTAAAAAACAAAAAGTTCATACTTGTAACTTCTGCTTCACATATGAAAAGAGCTATGTTGATATTTAAAAAACATGGTTTATTGCCAATTCCAGCGGTTACAAATCATCTTGCAAAAAATAAGGGCTATTTTTTATCAAGACCAAAAGCTTATAATTTATATAAATCAGAACTCGCTTTTCATGAGTATTTGGGAATTTTATGGGAAAAATTTAAAACTATTTTTTGA
- a CDS encoding metal ABC transporter ATP-binding protein — protein sequence MNIIKIKDLSFSYDKVNVLENINLEIKKGDFLAIIGPNGGGKSTLLKLILKLKEPQKGSIEKSLKEESFGYVPQNTNLNIDFPITALEVVLMGHIGSKRKLFGYSKEDIACAMKSLEQVGMQEFAKSKIGNLSGGQRQRVFIARALCANPQVMLLDEPTASIDVKGQKEVYELLAKLNENITIVVVSHDISVLLNYAKSVAHVNKNLVYHKLDNVEKNIDDSEHLCEVELLSALGKKSSCGCNHGY from the coding sequence TTGAATATAATAAAAATAAAAGATTTATCATTTAGTTATGATAAAGTAAATGTTTTAGAAAATATAAATTTAGAGATAAAAAAAGGTGATTTTTTAGCTATTATTGGACCAAATGGTGGTGGTAAAAGTACCTTGTTAAAACTAATTTTAAAGCTTAAAGAACCTCAAAAAGGAAGTATAGAAAAGAGTCTAAAAGAAGAATCATTTGGCTATGTTCCTCAAAATACAAATTTAAATATTGATTTTCCTATAACAGCACTTGAAGTTGTTCTTATGGGACATATTGGTTCAAAAAGAAAACTCTTTGGTTATTCAAAAGAGGATATTGCTTGTGCTATGAAATCTTTAGAGCAAGTTGGTATGCAAGAGTTTGCAAAAAGTAAGATAGGAAATTTAAGTGGAGGGCAAAGACAAAGAGTCTTTATAGCAAGAGCACTATGTGCAAATCCACAAGTAATGTTACTTGATGAACCAACAGCAAGTATTGATGTTAAAGGACAAAAAGAGGTTTATGAGTTACTTGCAAAATTAAATGAAAATATTACAATAGTAGTTGTAAGTCATGATATTTCTGTATTGTTAAATTATGCAAAAAGCGTAGCACATGTAAATAAAAATCTTGTTTATCATAAGCTTGATAATGTTGAAAAAAATATTGATGATAGTGAGCATTTATGTGAAGTGGAACTTCTTTCAGCATTAGGAAAAAAATCTTCTTGTGGATGTAATCATGGATACTAA
- the amrS gene encoding AmmeMemoRadiSam system radical SAM enzyme, which yields MQYFKEKNDKQICLLCSYYCQLKLNQTGICGVNKNINNKIKCLVYGYISAFNIDPIEKKPLYHFLPNSKSLSLGTVGCNFKCSFCQNHGISQEKNIDTSNYISPQEIVQIAIQKDCKSISYTYNEPTIFYPFAKDIALEAKKYNIKSVFVSNGFESSEVIDDMKDIIDAVNIDLKSFNSDYYKKKLGGNLQQVLDNLIHFKKNNIWLEITTLIIPTKNDSKEELFNMASFIKNSLGEDTPWHLSAFHPDYKELELPRTPFEKLKQAYDIAKEVGLKNVYIGNVSYENNTYCKNCNELLISRKYFKITKNIIVGSVCPKCSKKVKGVFEMSNKKTSVAGTFYPNNKEEILDLIKGFNNSFKLNAKPLKAKAIISPHAGYIYSGFTANLAFNIASQNQNYERVVVIGPSHKIYFEKASICLSSNYETPLGDIEVDTQYANKILEKYQWCDYIKDVHEEHSTKTQAPFIKHYFSNSKIVEIVYGKIDFNDLSELIENILDDETTFLVISTDLSHFYNLKEANNKDNICLNAIVKKDMELFNKGAEACGMIGVKALVKASINKNLENEVLHYCTSFDKTKDDSRVVGYASVLVGNKS from the coding sequence ATGCAATACTTCAAAGAAAAAAATGATAAACAAATTTGTTTGCTTTGTAGTTATTACTGTCAGTTAAAATTAAACCAAACGGGTATTTGTGGAGTAAATAAAAATATCAATAATAAAATTAAATGTTTAGTATATGGGTATATTAGTGCTTTTAATATTGATCCTATTGAAAAAAAGCCACTATATCATTTTTTACCAAATAGCAAATCTTTATCTCTTGGTACTGTTGGATGCAATTTTAAATGTAGTTTTTGTCAAAATCATGGAATTTCACAAGAAAAAAATATAGATACTAGTAATTATATTTCACCACAAGAAATAGTTCAAATAGCAATACAAAAAGATTGCAAATCAATCTCTTATACATATAATGAACCAACAATTTTTTATCCTTTTGCAAAAGATATCGCACTTGAGGCTAAAAAATATAATATAAAATCTGTATTTGTAAGTAATGGCTTTGAAAGTAGTGAAGTTATTGATGACATGAAAGATATTATAGATGCTGTTAATATTGATTTGAAATCATTTAATAGTGATTATTATAAAAAGAAGCTTGGTGGAAATTTACAGCAAGTTTTAGATAACTTGATACATTTTAAGAAAAATAATATATGGCTTGAAATTACTACACTTATAATTCCTACAAAAAATGATTCAAAAGAAGAGTTATTTAATATGGCAAGTTTTATAAAAAATAGTTTAGGAGAAGATACTCCTTGGCATTTAAGTGCTTTTCATCCTGATTATAAAGAGCTTGAACTTCCAAGAACTCCTTTTGAAAAATTAAAACAAGCCTATGATATAGCAAAAGAAGTGGGTTTGAAAAATGTTTATATTGGGAATGTTTCTTATGAAAATAATACTTATTGTAAAAATTGTAATGAGTTATTAATAAGTAGAAAATACTTTAAAATAACAAAAAATATAATTGTTGGTTCAGTATGTCCAAAATGCAGTAAAAAAGTAAAGGGAGTATTTGAAATGAGTAATAAAAAAACATCAGTTGCTGGTACATTTTATCCAAATAATAAAGAAGAAATTTTAGATTTAATTAAAGGTTTTAATAATAGTTTTAAATTAAACGCCAAACCTTTAAAAGCAAAAGCTATTATCTCTCCCCATGCAGGATATATTTATAGTGGATTTACTGCTAATTTAGCTTTTAATATAGCTTCACAAAATCAAAATTATGAAAGAGTAGTTGTTATTGGCCCCTCACATAAAATCTATTTTGAAAAAGCTTCAATTTGTTTAAGTAGTAATTATGAAACTCCTTTAGGAGATATAGAAGTTGATACCCAATATGCAAATAAAATACTTGAAAAATACCAATGGTGTGATTATATAAAAGATGTTCATGAAGAGCACTCTACTAAGACACAAGCTCCTTTTATTAAACACTATTTTTCAAATAGTAAAATAGTAGAGATTGTTTATGGGAAAATTGATTTTAACGATTTAAGTGAACTTATTGAAAATATACTTGATGATGAAACAACATTTTTAGTAATAAGTACAGATTTAAGTCACTTTTATAACTTAAAAGAAGCAAATAATAAAGACAATATTTGTTTAAATGCAATTGTTAAAAAAGATATGGAATTATTTAATAAAGGTGCTGAAGCTTGTGGTATGATAGGTGTAAAAGCCCTTGTTAAAGCTTCAATTAATAAAAATTTAGAAAATGAAGTATTGCATTATTGTACAAGTTTTGATAAAACAAAAGATGATTCAAGGGTTGTGGGATATGCTTCTGTTTTAGTAGGAAATAAGAGTTGA
- a CDS encoding metal ABC transporter permease, whose product MLIQALSFDFVQNALLAGVLISIAAGIIGSLVVVNRLTFLAGGIAHSSYGGIGLAIFLGIPILLGATVFAVITAIFIAFITQYNKTRIDSIIGMMWALGMAIGIIFVDLTPGYNVDLMSYLFGSIIAVSNEDIIYMFTLDILVILLISIFYKEILAVSYDSEFAKLRGISVRFFYTLILILAALCVVAAIRVVGLILVIALLTIPTYLAEIFASKLSSMMIISSFFALFFTISGLVISYFYDISSGASIIIVGVITLFLVKVIKR is encoded by the coding sequence ATGTTAATACAAGCATTATCATTTGATTTTGTTCAAAATGCACTTTTAGCTGGGGTTTTAATCTCAATTGCAGCAGGAATAATTGGTTCATTAGTTGTTGTAAATAGACTTACCTTTTTAGCAGGTGGAATAGCTCATAGTTCATATGGTGGAATTGGTTTAGCAATTTTTCTAGGAATACCTATATTATTGGGAGCTACTGTATTTGCTGTTATAACAGCAATATTTATAGCTTTTATTACTCAATATAATAAAACTAGAATTGATAGTATCATTGGAATGATGTGGGCCTTGGGAATGGCTATTGGTATTATATTTGTAGATTTAACTCCAGGATATAATGTAGATTTGATGAGTTACTTATTTGGTTCAATAATTGCTGTTTCAAATGAAGATATTATATATATGTTTACTTTAGATATCTTAGTAATCTTACTAATATCAATTTTTTATAAAGAGATTTTAGCTGTATCATATGATAGTGAATTTGCAAAATTAAGAGGTATTAGTGTTAGATTCTTTTATACACTTATATTAATTTTAGCAGCATTATGTGTAGTAGCAGCAATAAGAGTTGTAGGTTTGATTTTAGTAATTGCACTTTTAACAATTCCCACGTATCTAGCAGAAATTTTTGCTTCTAAACTATCATCTATGATGATAATAAGTTCATTTTTTGCACTATTTTTTACAATAAGTGGCTTAGTGATTTCTTATTTTTATGATATAAGCTCTGGTGCAAGTATTATTATTGTTGGAGTTATAACTCTTTTTTTAGTAAAAGTAATAAAAAGATAA